One Melospiza georgiana isolate bMelGeo1 chromosome 12, bMelGeo1.pri, whole genome shotgun sequence genomic window carries:
- the LOC131088655 gene encoding olfactory receptor 14J1-like, with amino-acid sequence MSNSSSIRHFLLLALADTRQLQLLHFCLLLGTSLAALLGNSLIISAVACGHHLHTPMFFFLLNLALSDLGSICTTVPKAMHNSLWDTRDISYTGCAAQVFFFLFFISAEFFLLTIMCYDRYVSICKPLHYGTLLGSRACAHMAAAAWASAFLNALLHTANTFSLPLCHGNALGQFFCDVPPILKLSCSHTNALRKLGLIAVSASLAFGGFVFIIFSYVQIFRAVLRIPSEQGRHKAFSTCLPHLAVVSLFVSTGIFAYLKPLAISSPCLDLTVSVLYSVVPPALNPLIYSLRNQELKAAVWTL; translated from the coding sequence atgtccaacagcagctccatcaggcacttcctcctgctggcattggcagacacgcggcagctgcagctcctgcacttctgcctcttgctgggaacctccctggctgccctcctgggcaacagcctcatcatcagcgctgtagcctgcggccaccacctgcacacgcccatgttcttcttcctgctcaacctggccctcagcgacctgggctccatctgcaccactgtccccaaagccatgcacaattcgctctgggacaccagggacatctcctacactggatgtgctgcacaggtctttttctttctcttcttcatttcagcagagtttttcctcctgaccatcatgtgctatgaccgctacgtgtccatctgcaaacccctgcactacgggaccctcctgggcagcagagcttgtgcccacatggcagcagctgcctgggccagtgcctttctcaatgctctgctgcacacagccaatacattttccctgcccctgtgccatggcaatgccctgggccagttcttctgtgatgTGCCCCCCATCCTCAAACTCTCCTGCTCACACACCAACGCCCTCAGAAAGCTGGGACTCATTGCTGTTAGTGCCTCTTTAGCATTTGGCGGTTTTGTGTTCATtattttctcctatgtgcagatcttcagggctgtgctgaggatcccctctgagcagggacggcacaaagccttttccacctgcctccctcacctggctgtggtctctCTGTTTGTCAGCACTGGCATTTTTGCTTACCTGAAGCCCCTCGCAATCTCCTCCCCATGCCTGGATCTGACagtgtcagttctgtactcggtggtgcctccagccctgaaccccctcatctacagcctgaggaaccaggagctcaaggctgcagtgtggacactg